One genomic region from Drosophila subpulchrella strain 33 F10 #4 breed RU33 chromosome 2R, RU_Dsub_v1.1 Primary Assembly, whole genome shotgun sequence encodes:
- the LOC119549219 gene encoding mitogen-activated protein kinase kinase kinase kinase 5 isoform X4 — translation MAAAHNHHNANLLSSDISRRNPQDEYELIQKIGSGTYGDVYKAKRIQSNELAAIKVIKLEPSDDIQIIQQEIIMMRDCRHPNIIAYYGSYLRRDKLWICMEFCGGGSLQDIYQVTGPLTEVQIAYMCRETLKGLEYLHSMGKMHRDIKGANILLTEYGDVKLADFGVSAQITATINKRKSFIGTPYWMAPEVAAVERKGGYNQLCDIWACGITAIELAELQPPMFDLHPMRALFLMSKSGFKPPTLNNKDKWSPTFHNFIKTALTKNPKKRPTAERLLQHPFVQCEMSLRVAKELLQKYQSPNPQFYYYLDGDEESVAGVPQRIPSKMTSRTNGVPAQNHTLKTGMTTNSTWNERSSSPETLPSDIGDAVVGGNGGGGSHNSSGGVAGGGTNGLPDKHDPEATAQAGAKSVGDGFSHSNSPAVNSGAGATGSRDNEGPSSSNSSHLYQNLLRSSSGEAPAGSSSAGNNCDYRHESNQNGVEDSPRRHSSMDQLIGLLENLGMSSRTRSLSDGGTQDDDEAEKEAQPDLLNNTPPVPPKRSHKRRHTPPRPISNGLPPTPKVHMGACFSKIFNGCPLRVHCTASWIHPETRDQHLLIGAEEGIYNLNMNELHDAAIDQLFPRRTTWLYVIKDVLMSLSGKSCQLYRHDLVALHSKQTVRFSLHMNKIPERLVPRKFALTTKVPDTKCCTQCCVTRNPYNGYKYLCGATPSGIFLMQWYDPLNKFMLLKQCEWPATSIQGGGYGCVQNGHTPVFEMIITPELEYPIVCTGVRKAMNGCLKLELINMNSASWFHSEDLEYDAMATMVPRRDLLKVVRVHQVEKDAILVCYGNLMQVVTLQGNPKQHKKMVSQLNFDFNVDSIVCLPDSVLAFHKHGMQGKSLRNGEVTQEIKDMSRTYRLLGSDKVVALESQLLRTGSLGSEEGHDLYILAGHEASY, via the exons GCGAAACGAATACAGAGCAATGAGCTGGCCGCCATCAAGGTCATCAAGCTGGAGCCCTCCGACGACATACAGATCATCCAGCAGGAGATCATCATGATGCGGGACTGCCGCCACCCGAACATCATCGCCTACTACGGATCGTACCTGCGGAGGGACAAGCTCTGGATCTGCATGGAGTTCTGTGGCGGTGGCAGTCTGCAGGACATCTACCAGGTCACTGGTCCCCTCACCGAAGTCCAGATCGCGTACATGTGCAGGGAGACCCTGAAGGGACTCGAGTACCTGCACTCCATGGGGAAAATGCATCGGGACATCAAGGGTGCGAATATCCTGTTGACGGAGTACGGGGATGTCAAGCTGGCGGACTTCGGGGTTTCGGCGCAGATCACGGCCACAATTAACAAACGCAAGAGCTTCATAG GCACACCCTACTGGATGGCTCCCGAAGTGGCAGCCGTGGAGCGAAAGGGTGGCTATAACCAACTATGTGATATTTGGGCCTGTGGCATAACCGCAATCG AACTCGCTGAACTGCAGCCGCCGATGTTCGATCTGCACCCTATGCGCGCCCTCTTCCTGATGTCGAAGAGCGGGTTCAAGCCGCCCACCCTGAACAACAAGGACAAGTGGAGCCCCACGTTCCACAACTTCATCAAGACGGCGCTGACGAAGAACCCCAAGAAGCGACCCACCGCCGAGCGCCTGCTGCAGCATCCCTTCGTCCAGTGCGAGATGTCCTTGCGGGTGGCCAAGGAGCTGCTGCAGAAGTACCAGAGTCCCAACCCGCAGTTCTACTACTATCTCGATGGCGATGAGGAG TCTGTGGCTGGTGTGCCGCAACGCATTCCCAGCAAAATGACGTCACGCACCAATGGCGTGCCAGCGCAAAATCACACACTAAAAACAG GAATGACGACGAACTCCACGTGGAACGAGCGATCTTCTAGTCCCGAGACGTTACCCAGTGACAT CGGCGATGCAGTCGTCGGCGGCAACGGAGGTGGCGGCAGCCACAACAGCAGCGGCGGAGTGGCAGGTGGTGGCACCAATGGCCTCCCGGACAAGCACGACCCGGAAGCCACTGCCCAAGCTGGCGCAAAATCCGTCGGCGATGGCTTTTCGCATTCCAACAGCCCTGCGGTGAATTCCGGAGCGGGAGCGACTGGGTCGAGGGACAACGAGGGACCCTCGTCGAGCAACTCCTCGCATCTCTACCAGAACCTGCTGAGGAGCAGTTCCGGAGAGGCGCCGGCGGGATCGAGCTCAGCGGGCAACAACTGTGATTACCGGCACGAGAGCAACCAG AATGGTGTGGAGGACTCACCCCGGCGCCATAGCTCCATGGATCAGCTGATTGGGTTGCTCGAGAACCTGGGCATGTCTTCGAGGACACGCAGCCTGAGCGATGGCGGCACTCAGGACGATGACGAAG CGGAGAAGGAGGCGCAACCCGATCTGCTGAACAACACCCCACCGGTGCCACCGAAGCGCTCCCACAAGCGCCGCCACACGCCCCCTCGCCCCATCTCCAACGGACTTCCGCCGACCCCCAAGGTGCACATGGGCGCCTGCTTCTCCAAGATCTTTAACGGCTGCCCCCTGCGGGTGCACTGCACAGCCTCGTGGATCCATCCGGAGACGCGGGATCAGCATCTGCTGATTGGCGCCGAGGAGGGCATCTACAACCTCAACATGAACGAACTGCACGACGCGGCCATCGATCAGTTGTTCCCGCGCCGCACCACCTGGCTGTATGTCATCAAGGATGTGCTCATGAGTCTGTCGG GCAAGTCCTGCCAGCTCTACAGGCACGACCTGGTGGCCCTGCACTCCAAGCAGACGGTGCGCTTCTCGCTGCACATGAACAAGATACCGGAGCGCTTGGTGCCGCGCAAGTTTGCGCTGACCACCAAGGTGCCGGACACCAAGTGCTGCACGCAGTGCTGCGTCACGCGGAATCCGTACAACGGATACAAATACCTCTGCGGGGCGACGCCCAGCGGCATCTTCCTGATGCAGTGGTACGATCCGCTGAACAAGTTCATGCTGCTGAAGCAGTGCGAGTGGCCAGCCACAAGCATCCAGGGCGGCGGCTATGGCTGCGTCCAGAACGGACACACACCCGTATTCGAGATGATTATCACGCCGGAGCTGGAGTACCCCATAGTGTGTACGGGTGTGCGAAAGGCCATGAACGGCTGCCTCAAGCTGGAGCTGATCAACATGAACA GTGCCAGCTGGTTCCACTCGGAGGACCTGGAGTATGACGCCATGGCCACGATGGTGCCGCGACGCGACCTGCTGAAGGTGGTGCGCGTGCACCAGGTGGAGAAGGACGCCATTCTGGTCTGCTACGGCAATCTGATGCAGGTGGTCACGCTGCAGGGCAACCCCAAGCAGCACAAGAAGATGGTATCGCAGCTCAACTTCGACTTCAACGTTGACAGTATTG TATGTTTACCGGACAGCGTTTTGGCATTCCACAAGCACGGCATGCAGGGGAAGTCGTTGCGCAACGGCGAGGTGACGCAGGAGATCAAGGACATGAGTCGCACCTACAGGCTGCTGGGCAGCGATAA GGTTGTGGCCTTGGAGAGCCAGCTGCTGAGGACCGGCTCCCTGGGCAGCGAGGAGGGACATGATCTGTACATTCTGGCCGGGCACGAGGCTAGCTACTAA
- the LOC119549219 gene encoding mitogen-activated protein kinase kinase kinase kinase 5 isoform X3: MAAAHNHHNANLLSSDISRRNPQDEYELIQKIGSGTYGDVYKAKRIQSNELAAIKVIKLEPSDDIQIIQQEIIMMRDCRHPNIIAYYGSYLRRDKLWICMEFCGGGSLQDIYQVTGPLTEVQIAYMCRETLKGLEYLHSMGKMHRDIKGANILLTEYGDVKLADFGVSAQITATINKRKSFIGTPYWMAPEVAAVERKGGYNQLCDIWACGITAIELAELQPPMFDLHPMRALFLMSKSGFKPPTLNNKDKWSPTFHNFIKTALTKNPKKRPTAERLLQHPFVQCEMSLRVAKELLQKYQSPNPQFYYYLDGDEESVAGVPQRIPSKMTSRTNGVPAQNHTLKTGMTTNSTWNERSSSPETLPSDMSLLQYIDEELKLSGDAVVGGNGGGGSHNSSGGVAGGGTNGLPDKHDPEATAQAGAKSVGDGFSHSNSPAVNSGAGATGSRDNEGPSSSNSSHLYQNLLRSSSGEAPAGSSSAGNNCDYRHESNQNGVEDSPRRHSSMDQLIGLLENLGMSSRTRSLSDGGTQDDDEAEKEAQPDLLNNTPPVPPKRSHKRRHTPPRPISNGLPPTPKVHMGACFSKIFNGCPLRVHCTASWIHPETRDQHLLIGAEEGIYNLNMNELHDAAIDQLFPRRTTWLYVIKDVLMSLSGKSCQLYRHDLVALHSKQTVRFSLHMNKIPERLVPRKFALTTKVPDTKCCTQCCVTRNPYNGYKYLCGATPSGIFLMQWYDPLNKFMLLKQCEWPATSIQGGGYGCVQNGHTPVFEMIITPELEYPIVCTGVRKAMNGCLKLELINMNSASWFHSEDLEYDAMATMVPRRDLLKVVRVHQVEKDAILVCYGNLMQVVTLQGNPKQHKKMVSQLNFDFNVDSIVCLPDSVLAFHKHGMQGKSLRNGEVTQEIKDMSRTYRLLGSDKVVALESQLLRTGSLGSEEGHDLYILAGHEASY; encoded by the exons GCGAAACGAATACAGAGCAATGAGCTGGCCGCCATCAAGGTCATCAAGCTGGAGCCCTCCGACGACATACAGATCATCCAGCAGGAGATCATCATGATGCGGGACTGCCGCCACCCGAACATCATCGCCTACTACGGATCGTACCTGCGGAGGGACAAGCTCTGGATCTGCATGGAGTTCTGTGGCGGTGGCAGTCTGCAGGACATCTACCAGGTCACTGGTCCCCTCACCGAAGTCCAGATCGCGTACATGTGCAGGGAGACCCTGAAGGGACTCGAGTACCTGCACTCCATGGGGAAAATGCATCGGGACATCAAGGGTGCGAATATCCTGTTGACGGAGTACGGGGATGTCAAGCTGGCGGACTTCGGGGTTTCGGCGCAGATCACGGCCACAATTAACAAACGCAAGAGCTTCATAG GCACACCCTACTGGATGGCTCCCGAAGTGGCAGCCGTGGAGCGAAAGGGTGGCTATAACCAACTATGTGATATTTGGGCCTGTGGCATAACCGCAATCG AACTCGCTGAACTGCAGCCGCCGATGTTCGATCTGCACCCTATGCGCGCCCTCTTCCTGATGTCGAAGAGCGGGTTCAAGCCGCCCACCCTGAACAACAAGGACAAGTGGAGCCCCACGTTCCACAACTTCATCAAGACGGCGCTGACGAAGAACCCCAAGAAGCGACCCACCGCCGAGCGCCTGCTGCAGCATCCCTTCGTCCAGTGCGAGATGTCCTTGCGGGTGGCCAAGGAGCTGCTGCAGAAGTACCAGAGTCCCAACCCGCAGTTCTACTACTATCTCGATGGCGATGAGGAG TCTGTGGCTGGTGTGCCGCAACGCATTCCCAGCAAAATGACGTCACGCACCAATGGCGTGCCAGCGCAAAATCACACACTAAAAACAG GAATGACGACGAACTCCACGTGGAACGAGCGATCTTCTAGTCCCGAGACGTTACCCAGTGACAT GAGCCTCTTACAATATATTGATGAGGAGCTGAAGCTAAG CGGCGATGCAGTCGTCGGCGGCAACGGAGGTGGCGGCAGCCACAACAGCAGCGGCGGAGTGGCAGGTGGTGGCACCAATGGCCTCCCGGACAAGCACGACCCGGAAGCCACTGCCCAAGCTGGCGCAAAATCCGTCGGCGATGGCTTTTCGCATTCCAACAGCCCTGCGGTGAATTCCGGAGCGGGAGCGACTGGGTCGAGGGACAACGAGGGACCCTCGTCGAGCAACTCCTCGCATCTCTACCAGAACCTGCTGAGGAGCAGTTCCGGAGAGGCGCCGGCGGGATCGAGCTCAGCGGGCAACAACTGTGATTACCGGCACGAGAGCAACCAG AATGGTGTGGAGGACTCACCCCGGCGCCATAGCTCCATGGATCAGCTGATTGGGTTGCTCGAGAACCTGGGCATGTCTTCGAGGACACGCAGCCTGAGCGATGGCGGCACTCAGGACGATGACGAAG CGGAGAAGGAGGCGCAACCCGATCTGCTGAACAACACCCCACCGGTGCCACCGAAGCGCTCCCACAAGCGCCGCCACACGCCCCCTCGCCCCATCTCCAACGGACTTCCGCCGACCCCCAAGGTGCACATGGGCGCCTGCTTCTCCAAGATCTTTAACGGCTGCCCCCTGCGGGTGCACTGCACAGCCTCGTGGATCCATCCGGAGACGCGGGATCAGCATCTGCTGATTGGCGCCGAGGAGGGCATCTACAACCTCAACATGAACGAACTGCACGACGCGGCCATCGATCAGTTGTTCCCGCGCCGCACCACCTGGCTGTATGTCATCAAGGATGTGCTCATGAGTCTGTCGG GCAAGTCCTGCCAGCTCTACAGGCACGACCTGGTGGCCCTGCACTCCAAGCAGACGGTGCGCTTCTCGCTGCACATGAACAAGATACCGGAGCGCTTGGTGCCGCGCAAGTTTGCGCTGACCACCAAGGTGCCGGACACCAAGTGCTGCACGCAGTGCTGCGTCACGCGGAATCCGTACAACGGATACAAATACCTCTGCGGGGCGACGCCCAGCGGCATCTTCCTGATGCAGTGGTACGATCCGCTGAACAAGTTCATGCTGCTGAAGCAGTGCGAGTGGCCAGCCACAAGCATCCAGGGCGGCGGCTATGGCTGCGTCCAGAACGGACACACACCCGTATTCGAGATGATTATCACGCCGGAGCTGGAGTACCCCATAGTGTGTACGGGTGTGCGAAAGGCCATGAACGGCTGCCTCAAGCTGGAGCTGATCAACATGAACA GTGCCAGCTGGTTCCACTCGGAGGACCTGGAGTATGACGCCATGGCCACGATGGTGCCGCGACGCGACCTGCTGAAGGTGGTGCGCGTGCACCAGGTGGAGAAGGACGCCATTCTGGTCTGCTACGGCAATCTGATGCAGGTGGTCACGCTGCAGGGCAACCCCAAGCAGCACAAGAAGATGGTATCGCAGCTCAACTTCGACTTCAACGTTGACAGTATTG TATGTTTACCGGACAGCGTTTTGGCATTCCACAAGCACGGCATGCAGGGGAAGTCGTTGCGCAACGGCGAGGTGACGCAGGAGATCAAGGACATGAGTCGCACCTACAGGCTGCTGGGCAGCGATAA GGTTGTGGCCTTGGAGAGCCAGCTGCTGAGGACCGGCTCCCTGGGCAGCGAGGAGGGACATGATCTGTACATTCTGGCCGGGCACGAGGCTAGCTACTAA
- the LOC119549219 gene encoding mitogen-activated protein kinase kinase kinase kinase 5 isoform X2, whose product MAAAHNHHNANLLSSDISRRNPQDEYELIQKIGSGTYGDVYKAKRIQSNELAAIKVIKLEPSDDIQIIQQEIIMMRDCRHPNIIAYYGSYLRRDKLWICMEFCGGGSLQDIYQVTGPLTEVQIAYMCRETLKGLEYLHSMGKMHRDIKGANILLTEYGDVKLADFGVSAQITATINKRKSFIGTPYWMAPEVAAVERKGGYNQLCDIWACGITAIELAELQPPMFDLHPMRALFLMSKSGFKPPTLNNKDKWSPTFHNFIKTALTKNPKKRPTAERLLQHPFVQCEMSLRVAKELLQKYQSPNPQFYYYLDGDEESVAGVPQRIPSKMTSRTNGVPAQNHTLKTGMTTNSTWNERSSSPETLPSDIATLPLNSDTKDPLAAECSCSSHNGGAAGGAGGGAGGAAANGSSSSGGGGGSGGGAVGTTHHQHQQHHQHQHTHHPNHPHPHQHQQHQLPPQQQQQQQQQQHQAAQQQLHHHHPMTTSISSGSVTANANCINSSASLASMPGLSAYLGMGSHVGGHMGMGLGLGMGLGLSNLRTTSIDADDDELVAADVAMNNAAAAVPGNGSGAGNGSGSGCSASAAHYLRYSSNYRSAAAAQASQAAHPLVNANANSNSNSNNGHGHAPISSSISSSASSASFYNRLLLLDNSSGDAVVGGNGGGGSHNSSGGVAGGGTNGLPDKHDPEATAQAGAKSVGDGFSHSNSPAVNSGAGATGSRDNEGPSSSNSSHLYQNLLRSSSGEAPAGSSSAGNNCDYRHESNQNGVEDSPRRHSSMDQLIGLLENLGMSSRTRSLSDGGTQDDDEAEKEAQPDLLNNTPPVPPKRSHKRRHTPPRPISNGLPPTPKVHMGACFSKIFNGCPLRVHCTASWIHPETRDQHLLIGAEEGIYNLNMNELHDAAIDQLFPRRTTWLYVIKDVLMSLSGKSCQLYRHDLVALHSKQTVRFSLHMNKIPERLVPRKFALTTKVPDTKCCTQCCVTRNPYNGYKYLCGATPSGIFLMQWYDPLNKFMLLKQCEWPATSIQGGGYGCVQNGHTPVFEMIITPELEYPIVCTGVRKAMNGCLKLELINMNSASWFHSEDLEYDAMATMVPRRDLLKVVRVHQVEKDAILVCYGNLMQVVTLQGNPKQHKKMVSQLNFDFNVDSIVCLPDSVLAFHKHGMQGKSLRNGEVTQEIKDMSRTYRLLGSDKVVALESQLLRTGSLGSEEGHDLYILAGHEASY is encoded by the exons GCGAAACGAATACAGAGCAATGAGCTGGCCGCCATCAAGGTCATCAAGCTGGAGCCCTCCGACGACATACAGATCATCCAGCAGGAGATCATCATGATGCGGGACTGCCGCCACCCGAACATCATCGCCTACTACGGATCGTACCTGCGGAGGGACAAGCTCTGGATCTGCATGGAGTTCTGTGGCGGTGGCAGTCTGCAGGACATCTACCAGGTCACTGGTCCCCTCACCGAAGTCCAGATCGCGTACATGTGCAGGGAGACCCTGAAGGGACTCGAGTACCTGCACTCCATGGGGAAAATGCATCGGGACATCAAGGGTGCGAATATCCTGTTGACGGAGTACGGGGATGTCAAGCTGGCGGACTTCGGGGTTTCGGCGCAGATCACGGCCACAATTAACAAACGCAAGAGCTTCATAG GCACACCCTACTGGATGGCTCCCGAAGTGGCAGCCGTGGAGCGAAAGGGTGGCTATAACCAACTATGTGATATTTGGGCCTGTGGCATAACCGCAATCG AACTCGCTGAACTGCAGCCGCCGATGTTCGATCTGCACCCTATGCGCGCCCTCTTCCTGATGTCGAAGAGCGGGTTCAAGCCGCCCACCCTGAACAACAAGGACAAGTGGAGCCCCACGTTCCACAACTTCATCAAGACGGCGCTGACGAAGAACCCCAAGAAGCGACCCACCGCCGAGCGCCTGCTGCAGCATCCCTTCGTCCAGTGCGAGATGTCCTTGCGGGTGGCCAAGGAGCTGCTGCAGAAGTACCAGAGTCCCAACCCGCAGTTCTACTACTATCTCGATGGCGATGAGGAG TCTGTGGCTGGTGTGCCGCAACGCATTCCCAGCAAAATGACGTCACGCACCAATGGCGTGCCAGCGCAAAATCACACACTAAAAACAG GAATGACGACGAACTCCACGTGGAACGAGCGATCTTCTAGTCCCGAGACGTTACCCAGTGACAT AGCGACCTTGCCACTGAACAGCGACACCAAAGACCCACTCGCCGCCGAGTGCAGCTGCTCCTCCCACAACGGAGGGGCCGccggaggagcaggaggaggagcaggcgGGGCAGCCGCgaacggcagcagcagcagcggcggcggcggcggcagcggagGCGGAGCAGTCGGCACCACCCATCATCAGCACCAACAGCACCACCAGCATCAGCATACCCACCATCCGAATCACCCGCATCCGCATCAGCATCAGCAACATCAATTgccgccgcagcagcagcaacagcaacagcagcagcaacatcaggcGGCTCAGCAGCAGCTCCATCACCACCATCCAATGACCACGTCCATATCCAGTGGCTCGGTGACCGCCAATGCCAACTGCATCAACTCGTCCGCCTCGCTGGCCTCCATGCCGGGTCTCAGCGCCTACCTGGGCATGGGATCCCATGTGGGCGGCCACATGGGCATGGGCCTGGGATTGGGCATGGGCCTCGGCCTGTCCAATCTGCGCACCACCAGCATCGATGCCGACGACGATGAGCTGGTGGCTGCCGATGTGGCCATGAACAATGCTGCTGCCGCCGTTCCTGGGAACGGATCCGGGGCTGGCAACGGTTCCGGATCCGGTTGCTCCGCCTCTGCGGCGCACTATCTGCGGTACAGCAGCAACTACCGCTCGGCCGCCGCGGCTCAGGCATCGCAGGCGGCGCATCCGCTCGTTAACGCCAACGCCAACTCTAATTCGAATTCGAACAACGGCCATGGCCACGCGCCGATCTCATCCAGCATCTCGTCCTCTGCGTCATCAGCTTCGTTTTATAATCGCCTCCTACTCCTCGATAATTCCAGCGGCGATGCAGTCGTCGGCGGCAACGGAGGTGGCGGCAGCCACAACAGCAGCGGCGGAGTGGCAGGTGGTGGCACCAATGGCCTCCCGGACAAGCACGACCCGGAAGCCACTGCCCAAGCTGGCGCAAAATCCGTCGGCGATGGCTTTTCGCATTCCAACAGCCCTGCGGTGAATTCCGGAGCGGGAGCGACTGGGTCGAGGGACAACGAGGGACCCTCGTCGAGCAACTCCTCGCATCTCTACCAGAACCTGCTGAGGAGCAGTTCCGGAGAGGCGCCGGCGGGATCGAGCTCAGCGGGCAACAACTGTGATTACCGGCACGAGAGCAACCAG AATGGTGTGGAGGACTCACCCCGGCGCCATAGCTCCATGGATCAGCTGATTGGGTTGCTCGAGAACCTGGGCATGTCTTCGAGGACACGCAGCCTGAGCGATGGCGGCACTCAGGACGATGACGAAG CGGAGAAGGAGGCGCAACCCGATCTGCTGAACAACACCCCACCGGTGCCACCGAAGCGCTCCCACAAGCGCCGCCACACGCCCCCTCGCCCCATCTCCAACGGACTTCCGCCGACCCCCAAGGTGCACATGGGCGCCTGCTTCTCCAAGATCTTTAACGGCTGCCCCCTGCGGGTGCACTGCACAGCCTCGTGGATCCATCCGGAGACGCGGGATCAGCATCTGCTGATTGGCGCCGAGGAGGGCATCTACAACCTCAACATGAACGAACTGCACGACGCGGCCATCGATCAGTTGTTCCCGCGCCGCACCACCTGGCTGTATGTCATCAAGGATGTGCTCATGAGTCTGTCGG GCAAGTCCTGCCAGCTCTACAGGCACGACCTGGTGGCCCTGCACTCCAAGCAGACGGTGCGCTTCTCGCTGCACATGAACAAGATACCGGAGCGCTTGGTGCCGCGCAAGTTTGCGCTGACCACCAAGGTGCCGGACACCAAGTGCTGCACGCAGTGCTGCGTCACGCGGAATCCGTACAACGGATACAAATACCTCTGCGGGGCGACGCCCAGCGGCATCTTCCTGATGCAGTGGTACGATCCGCTGAACAAGTTCATGCTGCTGAAGCAGTGCGAGTGGCCAGCCACAAGCATCCAGGGCGGCGGCTATGGCTGCGTCCAGAACGGACACACACCCGTATTCGAGATGATTATCACGCCGGAGCTGGAGTACCCCATAGTGTGTACGGGTGTGCGAAAGGCCATGAACGGCTGCCTCAAGCTGGAGCTGATCAACATGAACA GTGCCAGCTGGTTCCACTCGGAGGACCTGGAGTATGACGCCATGGCCACGATGGTGCCGCGACGCGACCTGCTGAAGGTGGTGCGCGTGCACCAGGTGGAGAAGGACGCCATTCTGGTCTGCTACGGCAATCTGATGCAGGTGGTCACGCTGCAGGGCAACCCCAAGCAGCACAAGAAGATGGTATCGCAGCTCAACTTCGACTTCAACGTTGACAGTATTG TATGTTTACCGGACAGCGTTTTGGCATTCCACAAGCACGGCATGCAGGGGAAGTCGTTGCGCAACGGCGAGGTGACGCAGGAGATCAAGGACATGAGTCGCACCTACAGGCTGCTGGGCAGCGATAA GGTTGTGGCCTTGGAGAGCCAGCTGCTGAGGACCGGCTCCCTGGGCAGCGAGGAGGGACATGATCTGTACATTCTGGCCGGGCACGAGGCTAGCTACTAA